Part of the Antedon mediterranea chromosome 6, ecAntMedi1.1, whole genome shotgun sequence genome, TCACAaatatacacacacacacacacaccagaTGTCCTGTCTGCTGCTCTTGTAACGACAGTGAGTTCATTACACAATCATGGTATACTATATTAACATCAGGCCGAAGTATTTTGATCACGACACTTAATAAACaatgattttaattttcaacgaaaaagaaatcaaatacatacaaaatataacacgcaagttcttttttttaatatcatacTTGTGAATAATACTTTTAGATTTGTTTACAAGTTAGAAAGAAACACCGTGCTATAGTGCTAGTTTTGTATTCGTgtgaaataggcctatacttacaCAAAAGATGGAGCTTATAACCGggtttgtaatttattattctaaatgtaagatttctataaaaaaaaaaaatagaagcATTGATCCAGGAGCAAAATATTTGACACGACAGGACACTGACTATGAAACCTTACTTTGACATATTTGGTGATTTTTCTAATTACAATATAGAAACGGTTACCAAATTTATTACGgtataaatgttaacaaataacATTACTTTGGCCTGAAATACCAAAGATAAAATAGACACGATACATGACCCCACGCCAACAGCAGACGATAGGCCTAATATTCAATTTcgtttattagtattattattatattattaaaatatcgaAATTACTGAAAGGGAAATTTGCATAACATCAATCAAtgacttttaaaaaatatattgaaatatgtTTCTTCGTTCATTTCGTAATCCTATCTTATGCCAAATGTGAAGAAATAAGACAATTTAATCTGATTGACTTAATTAACGTTTgactgtaatatatatatatatatatatatatatatatatatatatataaacacaataggcaaagaacattaattctaaaccgcccggtgatatactgaaatttaattaattaatttgaaacgataaagatgaggaaatctgtgagaatgagaaaaagtcgccccaaccgagactcgaactcggaccgcctgcttgatatgcagatgtcctaaccattagaccactggggctttcatggtattgttcgaactcgattggactGTTTGTTGTTTAATGTGTATTGAAATATAGAttgtaaaaagtaaaacatgtagtctatttatgtaaataattgAGAGTATTTAAATGTCATTGACATTTTCGACTCCGAAACTGAAATTCAAAACCTGGAATATTTATTAGAAGAATAATAAACCTGTACTTGATTCACTGTTTATTCGTTATTGgttatgttaattaaaacaaagtataaatcttgaaagaatttcatttagcttcgattttgtatagatgacaaatttcgtttttgtaaaagcacaagttaacggagtacttactcgaacgtttcgatctctatcagagatccttctcaacagactccggagtgttaatgcagcttggtcattcttgacgtcatctgttgatgacgtcgtacgcctccggttgtaggttgtaggtctatacaaaatcgaagctaaatgaaattctttcaagattTAAGAGAAAAATATGGTCAAGAAACCATCAACATCGTACGCAAACAGGAAAATATCGCGAAGAAAATTTCACGGCAGAGAAATCACCGGGTATTCTCCCTTCATTGTAAGCGGTTGGACATTACCCCTTCGAGCCTGAAATTATATCGACCGATCAAATCGTCTAAAGCAGAGGAAATAATAAAACATGCAGAAAGACAGCTTTTACGCGAGAGAATAAGAATCACCACCAACAAAATCACACAGTTAGAAGGCAAAAAGAGAGATTTAAATGAGGAAATCGTATCGCTAATTCCCAACGGAGGGGACATCACCAATGTATGTAATCACGTAAACAAAGTGTGTGAAGCGGAATTCTTAAAATGCCGATCACGACAACAAAACAAACTGTTGTGGTGGAAAAACAAAGCAGAAAACGCAGCTAGAGATTTACATCAAGAACAGGATTTATCCGGTAAGATCTTAAGAGAAAAATGGGTGGTAAATCTGTCTAGTAAGTTGGTTAGTGAGGACGAAATATCAGCATTACAAAGGGGATTGAACTATGCGGCGAGCCCACGATCCATGCCCATTGACGATCTCATAGTAGCGGCTGAAAAAGCGGCTGATCTCGTCCCCCTGGAAGAACAAGACACCGTTCGCAGTAAAATTGTAGCTATTGTAAAATCTACCACTCTACCACCTTCAAATTTAACCCCCAAAGAACGAAAGGCCATAAACAACTTGAAGAAAGATAAATCTATTCTTATTCTCCCAGCGGATAAAGGTAGATCTACTGTCATCCTAAATACTAATGATTACAAAGATAAAGTGGGAACCATGGTGAGCGACACTAATGTTTACGAACTGCTAAAACGTAATCCAACACAAAACTATAAACGAAAAGTGGTCAACATCATAGGCAGGTTgtt contains:
- the LOC140052452 gene encoding uncharacterized protein, whose product is MKFFQDLREKYGQETINIVRKQENIAKKISRQRNHRVFSLHCKRLDITPSSLKLYRPIKSSKAEEIIKHAERQLLRERIRITTNKITQLEGKKRDLNEEIVSLIPNGGDITNVCNHVNKVCEAEFLKCRSRQQNKLLWWKNKAENAARDLHQEQDLSGKILREKWVVNLSSKLVSEDEISALQRGLNYAASPRSMPIDDLIVAAEKAADLVPLEEQDTVRSKIVAIVKSTTLPPSNLTPKERKAINNLKKDKSILILPADKGRSTVILNTNDYKDKVGTMVSDTNVYELLKRNPTQNYKRKVVNIIGRLFKEKKINYREKEWLFPTAEIVPRSYCLPKIHKPNRPLRPIVDNINTVFYTVAQFLTKILGPLVGNTEHYVTYSGELASELKEIIVKPSETFVSFDVVCLFTKTPVEEALKVVENRLTTDPTLLDRTKLHVTDIMELLRFNCEQNLFLVQW